Proteins encoded together in one Chitinophaga sp. LS1 window:
- a CDS encoding TonB-dependent receptor domain-containing protein has protein sequence MKLLCLLILLSGIFTASAQNAIIKGRIIDAQSQSPVEYASAALYSTIDSGLVAGSISNPSGIFKIGKITPGNYMLKITFPGYEPQYLKNIVAGNSDIDLGIIRLTPSSKMLNEVAISGQKITALNKIDKQSYNAGQFESAKGGSAIDVLKNLPSVTVNSQGDISVRGSAGFMVLINGKPVLADAQTVLTQLPANAIDNIELITAPSSKYDPDGHGGIINIMTKKGANDGFTLIANAQGGLPSTTDYNNLKKPQRFNGDITINFKKKKWDVSIGGNYTRNDNEGYREGNAYTKNITGNTITRFPSNGERSFDRYNYAGRTSIIYTANTNNVISAGFYSGKRYQARLADLLYHNSTSNLSTGALINSTTYFNSNLQTKEGTFNLGNLDYTHMFANKSSLTAGLQYEHDNLYGGTLNRNLKYPNTNDTIQYVNNPYKRPISAYRFKLDYTITIGQGKLESGYQFRHDTQHGDFDYFVTPATSQPDIAKFKGSTDAINEINSVYSQYSGKAGQLEYNGGLRYEYAARTVHLSYDAHPHILNLSNLFPAANLLYHFNKAWELKTGYSKRIQRTSNLELNPIPEREHSETLEAGDPDLLPEFVDLAELGVNHTFDKGLFFSTIYYQHVQNPIQRLNSVYADTILNRVYTNAGAARLWGVEAGLNLNLCKWWTLYIGGNMYNYKIHGVASILNVPVTISNNKWAYSFNVNTNFQLSKTSGIQANINYLSKRPTAQGEDGAFLVPNTSFKKSLMKGRLTVSLLWENMNMGFLGANKQRITTSGPAFYTTTNYISETDVFLINLSFNLNRFTSKLKLPTSETGNREF, from the coding sequence ATGAAACTCCTCTGCCTCCTTATTTTATTATCTGGAATATTTACTGCTTCGGCACAAAATGCTATTATTAAAGGCAGGATCATCGATGCTCAAAGTCAGTCACCCGTGGAATACGCAAGTGCCGCATTGTATAGCACAATTGATTCTGGCCTGGTAGCAGGCAGTATCAGCAACCCCAGTGGTATATTTAAGATCGGGAAGATTACGCCGGGAAACTACATGCTAAAGATCACCTTCCCTGGCTACGAGCCCCAATACCTAAAAAATATTGTAGCTGGCAATTCGGATATTGACCTGGGCATAATCCGGCTTACACCTTCATCTAAAATGCTCAACGAAGTCGCTATATCCGGACAGAAAATAACCGCATTGAACAAGATCGATAAACAAAGTTATAATGCAGGGCAATTTGAATCTGCTAAAGGAGGCTCTGCTATCGATGTCTTGAAAAACCTGCCATCTGTAACAGTCAATTCACAGGGAGACATCAGTGTGCGGGGTTCTGCAGGTTTTATGGTACTGATTAATGGTAAACCAGTGCTGGCCGATGCACAAACTGTGCTGACACAATTGCCTGCCAACGCCATCGACAATATTGAACTAATCACTGCGCCCTCATCGAAATATGATCCTGATGGTCACGGTGGGATCATCAATATTATGACTAAAAAGGGAGCTAACGACGGGTTCACACTAATTGCCAATGCCCAGGGTGGACTGCCAAGTACCACTGATTATAATAATCTGAAAAAACCGCAACGCTTTAATGGGGATATAACGATCAATTTTAAAAAGAAAAAATGGGATGTTTCGATCGGGGGAAATTATACACGTAATGACAATGAAGGATACCGGGAAGGCAATGCTTACACCAAAAATATTACTGGTAACACAATCACCCGCTTTCCCTCCAATGGTGAGCGCAGCTTTGATCGTTATAACTATGCCGGGCGTACTTCCATAATTTATACTGCTAATACCAATAATGTGATCTCGGCCGGTTTTTACAGTGGAAAAAGATACCAGGCACGCTTAGCAGATCTGCTGTATCATAATAGTACCTCCAACCTTAGCACCGGTGCGCTTATCAACAGCACAACCTACTTTAACTCCAATCTGCAAACCAAAGAGGGCACCTTTAATTTAGGTAACCTTGACTATACCCATATGTTTGCCAATAAATCCAGCTTAACGGCCGGGCTGCAATATGAACATGACAACTTATACGGCGGAACTTTGAACCGCAATCTGAAATACCCCAATACCAATGATACCATCCAATATGTAAACAATCCCTATAAACGTCCGATCAGTGCATACCGGTTTAAACTGGACTATACAATTACTATTGGCCAGGGTAAACTGGAAAGCGGTTACCAGTTCCGTCATGATACCCAGCACGGCGATTTCGACTACTTCGTAACTCCGGCAACCTCGCAACCTGACATTGCTAAGTTTAAAGGCAGCACAGACGCCATCAATGAGATCAACTCGGTTTATAGCCAGTACTCCGGCAAAGCAGGTCAACTGGAATATAATGGAGGTCTGCGTTATGAGTACGCGGCAAGGACAGTTCATTTATCCTATGACGCTCATCCCCACATCCTAAACCTATCCAATTTGTTTCCTGCTGCCAACCTTTTGTATCATTTCAACAAAGCATGGGAACTCAAGACCGGCTATAGTAAGCGGATACAGCGCACCAGCAACCTGGAACTCAATCCGATTCCGGAACGTGAGCACTCCGAAACACTGGAGGCGGGCGATCCTGACCTGTTGCCAGAATTTGTTGACCTCGCTGAACTAGGCGTAAACCACACATTTGATAAAGGCTTATTTTTCAGTACCATTTATTATCAGCATGTTCAGAACCCTATCCAGCGATTAAACAGTGTTTATGCAGATACTATCCTTAACCGCGTTTATACTAATGCCGGTGCTGCCCGCCTTTGGGGGGTGGAGGCCGGATTGAATTTAAACCTTTGTAAATGGTGGACGCTGTATATAGGTGGCAATATGTACAATTATAAAATCCATGGAGTTGCTTCAATCCTCAATGTTCCAGTTACCATTTCTAATAACAAATGGGCTTACTCATTTAATGTGAACACCAATTTCCAGCTTAGCAAGACTTCGGGTATTCAAGCTAATATCAACTACCTGTCCAAAAGACCCACTGCTCAAGGAGAGGACGGAGCGTTCCTTGTACCCAATACTTCGTTTAAAAAGAGTTTGATGAAAGGTCGTCTAACAGTTTCTCTGTTATGGGAGAATATGAATATGGGCTTTCTGGGTGCCAATAAACAGCGTATTACTACTTCGGGGCCTGCATTTTATACCACTACAAATTATATTTCGGAAACCGATGTGTTCCTGATCAATCTGAGTTTTAATTTGAACCGCTTTACAAGCAAACTGAAACTACCAACTAGCGAAACGGGTAACCGGGAATTTTAA
- a CDS encoding helix-turn-helix transcriptional regulator, with amino-acid sequence MKAIPVKSKIYSHQLLKISPFKEVIKPTVPHKHADYFELIVLEHGAGYHTIDDQSYDVLPPSIYFLKPGQVHCWDFTRIPKGYVILFREELLNRKSLEIVYNLPVLMQLKENAMLLELVRCFCQDYQSSASPAILEAYLQLILLKAAEESNAQLQDGKPFNPIYYQFKSLVNVHFQQIKKIQAYAEMLHLPGAQLNTICKTASGKTPSMILNERIVLEAKILLSNTELSIKEIAASL; translated from the coding sequence ATGAAAGCGATACCTGTTAAGTCGAAGATCTATAGTCACCAGCTGTTGAAGATCAGTCCATTTAAAGAGGTGATCAAGCCAACAGTGCCGCATAAGCACGCCGATTATTTTGAATTGATCGTGCTGGAACATGGTGCCGGTTACCATACTATTGATGACCAAAGCTACGACGTACTGCCACCGTCGATCTATTTTCTGAAGCCTGGCCAGGTCCATTGCTGGGATTTTACCCGGATACCTAAAGGCTATGTGATCCTGTTTCGCGAAGAATTACTGAACCGTAAAAGCCTGGAGATCGTGTATAACTTACCAGTGCTTATGCAGCTAAAGGAGAACGCAATGTTGTTAGAACTGGTCAGATGCTTTTGCCAGGACTATCAATCTTCTGCTTCCCCTGCTATCTTAGAAGCCTATTTACAACTGATCCTTTTAAAGGCAGCCGAAGAATCGAATGCGCAATTACAGGATGGCAAGCCCTTCAATCCGATCTATTACCAATTCAAAAGCCTTGTCAATGTACATTTTCAACAGATCAAAAAAATACAGGCATATGCCGAAATGCTGCATTTGCCGGGCGCACAATTGAATACTATTTGCAAGACAGCCTCCGGCAAAACACCTTCTATGATATTGAATGAACGTATTGTACTGGAAGCCAAAATACTGTTATCCAATACAGAATTATCCATCAAAGAAATTGCAGCCAGCCTGTAA
- a CDS encoding oxidoreductase — protein MAKTVLVTGASAGIGKATAILLAQNGYNVYGAARRTEKMRDLKEYGIQPIKLDITNDGSILACVDQIFREAGTIDILVNNAGFGTGGAIEDVSIEDARYQLEVNVFGAMRLTQLVLPKMRENKYGKIVNISSIGGKVAFPLAGWYHASKFAMEALSDALRMEVKEFGIDVIVIEPGGIKSEWAEIANDHLIRISGHTAYKEMAKSAVKSTLNLNLPAPSVIAKLIKKSIEATNPKTRYVGGFGAKPILGIRKIISDKLMDKIILRQMK, from the coding sequence ATGGCAAAAACAGTTTTAGTTACAGGAGCTTCTGCAGGAATTGGAAAGGCAACCGCAATTTTATTAGCGCAAAATGGTTACAATGTTTATGGCGCGGCACGAAGGACAGAGAAAATGCGGGATCTAAAAGAATATGGTATTCAGCCGATTAAATTGGACATCACGAACGACGGAAGCATTTTGGCATGTGTTGACCAGATCTTTAGAGAAGCAGGAACCATTGATATATTGGTAAACAATGCGGGGTTTGGTACAGGTGGCGCAATCGAGGATGTATCAATAGAAGACGCCCGTTATCAACTGGAAGTAAACGTGTTTGGAGCAATGCGTTTAACCCAGTTAGTATTGCCCAAAATGAGAGAAAATAAATATGGTAAGATAGTAAACATCTCATCAATTGGTGGTAAAGTTGCATTTCCTTTGGCTGGGTGGTATCATGCCAGTAAATTTGCAATGGAAGCTTTGAGTGATGCTTTGCGAATGGAAGTAAAGGAATTTGGTATCGATGTGATCGTGATAGAACCGGGTGGTATTAAATCTGAATGGGCAGAAATTGCAAACGATCACCTGATACGTATTTCTGGCCATACAGCTTATAAAGAAATGGCTAAAAGTGCAGTAAAATCTACCCTTAATCTGAACCTGCCAGCACCTTCTGTCATTGCTAAATTGATTAAAAAAAGTATTGAAGCTACAAATCCGAAAACACGTTATGTTGGAGGTTTTGGTGCAAAACCAATTCTGGGTATAAGAAAAATTATTTCAGACAAATTGATGGACAAGATTATTCTTAGACAAATGAAGTAA
- a CDS encoding sensor histidine kinase yields the protein MRRFLLHVSFWLGFFFIWNQITYFYISDKGNRLYFSALDVSLILCAFYGIYAYLMPRYFKHKNVTKLLVLSLIYLILLAGGYAFVMKLFLNHMLVPIHFNFSWNYTDLQYNRFFIALLSLLGGGALKLALDRVNTQRRLNEMEKANSLAELTYLKAQLNPHFLFNSLNSLYTQLDFDLPQAKVTLVTIADLLRYQLYECSADFVPLSKELMHLENYFNLQRIRTEATTILNVKADSNDLTISPLLLMPFVENAFKHVSDDDDRENIIQIDIQLTDGKLHFYCMNTATVKEHLSATYNSTGIGLQNVRQRLELLYSNKYELTTKELDNKYYIYLNLILNQ from the coding sequence ATGCGACGTTTTCTACTACATGTGAGCTTTTGGCTGGGGTTCTTTTTTATATGGAACCAGATCACGTATTTTTATATCAGTGATAAGGGAAACCGTCTTTACTTTTCAGCGCTCGATGTAAGTTTGATACTTTGTGCCTTTTACGGCATTTATGCATACCTGATGCCCCGTTATTTTAAGCATAAGAACGTAACAAAGCTGCTGGTACTATCGTTAATATATCTTATACTACTGGCAGGCGGATATGCTTTTGTTATGAAGCTATTTTTGAACCACATGCTGGTTCCCATTCACTTTAATTTTTCATGGAACTACACTGATTTACAGTATAATCGTTTCTTCATTGCATTGTTGAGTTTGTTAGGAGGAGGTGCTTTAAAGCTGGCACTTGATCGTGTGAATACCCAACGTAGGCTTAATGAGATGGAAAAAGCCAACTCACTGGCGGAACTGACCTACCTCAAAGCACAGCTTAACCCTCATTTTTTATTTAATTCTCTTAATAGTCTCTATACACAATTAGATTTTGATTTGCCACAGGCAAAGGTTACATTAGTGACTATCGCGGATTTATTACGCTACCAATTATATGAATGTAGTGCTGACTTTGTTCCCTTGTCCAAAGAATTAATGCATCTGGAAAATTATTTTAATCTTCAGCGAATACGTACAGAAGCAACTACTATTTTAAATGTAAAAGCAGATAGCAACGACTTGACGATTTCTCCATTGCTGCTTATGCCATTCGTTGAAAATGCTTTTAAGCACGTGTCTGATGATGATGACAGGGAGAATATCATACAAATCGATATTCAGCTTACAGATGGAAAACTGCATTTTTATTGTATGAATACAGCCACTGTTAAGGAACATTTATCTGCTACATATAATAGCACGGGAATTGGTTTGCAGAATGTAAGACAGCGACTGGAACTCTTATATTCAAATAAATATGAACTTACTACCAAAGAACTTGATAATAAGTATTACATCTATCTAAATTTAATCTTAAACCAATGA
- a CDS encoding LytTR family DNA-binding domain-containing protein, whose protein sequence is MMNCIIVEDEPLVRKQIEGYIERIPFLHLVGTARNPIIAKAILQTEVVDLIFLDIKMPQMSGIEFLQRHDVFQQVIFITAYPEYALQGFELNVTDYLMKPVTFERFTKACEKAKVKICGSLTVKNNLEHPDYLYVKCENCLEKIAYVDILFVESMLNYVQIVTTERKYTVYSSLKAINERLPQGLFLKIHKSYIVSLNHISTFGQSQVLIAGYKLPISRRNQQTIKRYLTNIQ, encoded by the coding sequence ATGATGAACTGTATAATTGTAGAAGATGAACCATTGGTACGTAAACAAATAGAAGGATACATTGAGAGAATACCTTTTTTACACCTGGTTGGAACAGCACGTAATCCAATTATAGCCAAAGCTATCTTACAAACCGAAGTGGTTGATCTGATTTTTCTGGACATTAAAATGCCTCAGATGAGTGGTATTGAGTTTTTACAACGGCATGATGTGTTCCAGCAGGTTATTTTCATAACCGCTTATCCTGAATATGCTTTGCAGGGATTTGAGTTGAACGTCACCGATTACTTAATGAAACCTGTAACGTTTGAGCGTTTTACAAAAGCCTGTGAAAAGGCAAAAGTTAAAATTTGTGGTTCGTTAACTGTAAAAAATAACCTGGAACATCCTGACTATTTATATGTCAAATGCGAGAATTGCTTAGAGAAAATAGCGTATGTAGATATATTATTTGTTGAATCTATGTTGAACTATGTACAAATAGTTACTACAGAACGAAAATATACAGTATACTCCAGCCTGAAAGCAATTAATGAGCGTTTGCCACAAGGTCTTTTTTTAAAGATACATAAGTCCTACATCGTGTCTTTAAATCACATAAGTACCTTTGGGCAATCTCAGGTTCTAATCGCAGGGTACAAATTACCAATAAGTCGCAGGAACCAGCAAACGATAAAACGGTATCTGACAAACATACAATAG
- a CDS encoding AraC family transcriptional regulator, with protein sequence MATVFQHNVALSFFSKDEKQEHDPFVYEHVLGLIVSGAVDFYTDNKAVSHYTGTLSLIRKNQLVKAVKKIDSVSNQFISINIFLTQDALRKYSLEYGIKSEKVYSGASNVLLENDAFMRGYFDSLLPYLAKPEILTSILAQAKTTEAIELLLRNPVLKDFLFDFSEPYKIDLEAYMNRYFSYNVPLVQFAKLTGRSLSTFKRDFMKIFSVTPEKWLQKRRLEMAHFLISQKNRKPSDVYLEVGFENLSHFSTVFKKEFGVNASSLQQKY encoded by the coding sequence ATGGCAACAGTTTTTCAACATAATGTCGCACTTTCTTTCTTTAGCAAAGATGAGAAACAGGAACACGACCCATTTGTATACGAGCATGTGTTGGGATTAATCGTTTCGGGTGCAGTTGATTTCTACACAGATAATAAAGCCGTTTCACATTACACTGGAACATTGAGTTTAATACGGAAAAATCAGCTTGTAAAAGCAGTGAAGAAAATTGATTCCGTAAGTAATCAGTTTATTTCCATTAACATATTTCTGACACAGGATGCATTGAGAAAATACAGCCTTGAATATGGCATAAAATCAGAGAAAGTTTATAGCGGAGCCTCCAATGTGTTGTTAGAAAACGATGCGTTTATGAGAGGATATTTCGACTCATTACTACCGTATCTTGCGAAACCGGAGATCCTTACGTCCATTTTGGCGCAAGCTAAAACCACAGAAGCAATTGAATTATTGCTACGTAATCCTGTGTTAAAAGATTTCCTGTTCGATTTCAGCGAACCGTACAAAATAGATCTGGAAGCATATATGAACCGGTATTTCTCGTACAACGTTCCCCTCGTGCAATTCGCGAAATTAACAGGTAGAAGTCTTTCGACATTCAAGCGTGATTTTATGAAGATATTCAGCGTAACACCCGAAAAATGGCTACAAAAACGTAGGTTGGAAATGGCGCATTTTCTCATTTCCCAAAAGAACAGGAAACCGTCTGATGTTTATCTGGAAGTCGGATTTGAAAACTTATCACATTTCTCCACAGTATTCAAAAAAGAATTTGGAGTGAATGCCTCATCGTTGCAACAAAAGTATTGA
- a CDS encoding oxidoreductase: MWTKNNIPDLTGKTAIVTGANTGIGFETALALYEKGAHVILACRDLNKAHQAIAKIKEYRGNGILEAAQLNLENLTQINEFVEWFIQKHPHLHLLINNAGVAMPPASKTEQGYELQFGVNFLGHFALTGLLYASLLATPDSRIVTVSSNGYQGAEIDFDNLRLEKEYNAIREYRQSKLANLIFSVELSRRIKVKGQKVLSIAAQPGANNTALTRHLSEEEIAIGKERLGAFMEPWQGALSLLYAAVSNDVVNGNMYEPEEGGLRGYPIQATIQENAMNKPAAIKLWNFAEKATGIHFL; encoded by the coding sequence ATGTGGACGAAAAATAATATTCCTGATTTGACCGGTAAAACAGCGATTGTCACAGGAGCTAATACTGGTATCGGTTTTGAAACAGCACTTGCTTTATATGAAAAGGGGGCACATGTAATTCTGGCCTGTAGAGATCTGAATAAGGCGCATCAGGCAATCGCAAAAATAAAGGAATATAGGGGGAACGGAATATTAGAAGCTGCCCAACTTAATTTGGAAAACCTAACGCAGATAAATGAATTCGTTGAGTGGTTTATTCAGAAACATCCGCATTTACACTTGCTAATCAATAATGCAGGGGTTGCTATGCCTCCTGCCTCAAAAACAGAGCAGGGATACGAATTGCAATTTGGCGTAAACTTTCTGGGGCATTTTGCACTTACCGGACTTTTATATGCATCGCTCTTAGCAACACCGGATTCCCGGATAGTTACAGTCAGCAGTAACGGCTATCAAGGTGCAGAAATTGATTTTGATAATTTAAGGTTAGAAAAGGAGTATAATGCAATAAGGGAATATCGACAAAGTAAATTGGCTAATTTGATTTTTTCAGTTGAATTGAGTCGCAGAATAAAAGTAAAAGGCCAGAAGGTTTTATCAATTGCTGCACAACCCGGTGCAAATAATACCGCATTGACCAGGCATTTGAGTGAAGAAGAAATTGCTATTGGTAAAGAGCGACTTGGCGCATTTATGGAACCATGGCAAGGAGCTTTATCATTGCTTTATGCAGCAGTTTCTAATGATGTTGTAAATGGAAATATGTATGAGCCGGAAGAAGGTGGATTACGAGGCTACCCAATTCAAGCCACCATACAAGAGAATGCAATGAATAAACCTGCAGCTATAAAACTTTGGAATTTCGCAGAAAAAGCAACGGGTATTCATTTCCTGTAG